The sequence ATAGGTCACTTCCTGCGGGGCTACGCCGCGCAGCTGCTCTGTCCAGGGGTCGTCGGCATTCAGGACCGCGAAGGGGGCCGCCTCAATCAAGCGGCGTTTGTCGGCAAAGTAGCCTTCTACGCTGCCGTGAAAGTCCAGATGCTCGCGGGTCAGGTGGGTCCAGATGGCGGCGTCCCACGCCACGCCGCGCACCCGGTGCAGGGCCAGGGCGTGGCTGCTGGCTTCCAGCACGGCCGCCTGTGCCCCTGCTTGCAGCAATTCGCGCAGGATGCTCTGCAGCTGCGGCGCTTCGGGGGTGGTGAAGTGCGCCGGGAACTGCCGCAGCTTGCCGTCCGGCAGCTCGTAACCGGCGGTGCTGAGCAGCCCGGTGGGCAGGCCCGCTGCCCGCAGCAGGTGGCGGGTCAGCCAGGAGGTGGTGGTCTTGCCGTCGGTGCCGGTCACGCCTACTACCTTCAGGTCACGGCTGGGGTGCCCGTGCAGCTCGGCGGCCAGGTCGGCCAGGGCGGCGCGGGCGTCGGGCACCTGCAGGTAGGGGAGCGTGGTCTGGACCCCGGTGGGCAGGCCCTCGCCCAGCACAGCCACGGCCCCGCGCTCCTGCGCCTGGGCAATAAAGCTGTGGCCGTCGGCCCGCGCTCCCCGCACCGCCACGAACAGGCTCCCTGGCTCGGCCCAGGCGGCGTTGTGGGTCACGCCTGTCACGTCTGCCTCTGGGGTCTGCGTGGGAGCGGGAAGATTCAGAGCAGCGGCGAGGGC is a genomic window of Deinococcus proteolyticus MRP containing:
- a CDS encoding UDP-N-acetylmuramoyl-L-alanyl-D-glutamate--2,6-diaminopimelate ligase, whose amino-acid sequence is MKLAALAAALNLPAPTQTPEADVTGVTHNAAWAEPGSLFVAVRGARADGHSFIAQAQERGAVAVLGEGLPTGVQTTLPYLQVPDARAALADLAAELHGHPSRDLKVVGVTGTDGKTTTSWLTRHLLRAAGLPTGLLSTAGYELPDGKLRQFPAHFTTPEAPQLQSILRELLQAGAQAAVLEASSHALALHRVRGVAWDAAIWTHLTREHLDFHGSVEGYFADKRRLIEAAPFAVLNADDPWTEQLRGVAPQEVTYSAEGGAADWQADKVQQSGRGLSFRVHSPLGEFAAELPMIGAFNVANALAAMAAAAHLGATAEQLQAGLASFGGVPGRMQLVRGPAGPQPRVIVDFAHTPPSLEKALQTLRSTTGGQLWVVIGSAGGNRDPLKRAPLGEVAGRCADQAIFTEEDHRETPLQDILAAMERGAREGGHSNFRSIPDRQEAIRYAVTQAQPGDTVLLAGKGPEDTLERDTETVPWNETREAEEALALRRP